Proteins encoded together in one Peribacillus asahii window:
- a CDS encoding ABC transporter ATP-binding protein — protein sequence MTALELSHVTKSFGTGHTKVNALKETNFQADRGELIAIIGPSGSGKSTFLTIVGGLLTPSTGDVIINNQKLTSLNEKKRSKIRLQEIGFILQASNLIPFLTVDKQMKLLDKVKKGNMTKTELEQLYHDLGIEGLRNKYPSDLSGGQRQRVAIAKALYSNPSIILADEPTASLDSDRAYEVMELLKNETKNKNTTTIVVTHDTRLIGYFDKVYKMTDGVLTLEEKESAS from the coding sequence ATGACGGCTTTAGAATTGAGTCATGTAACGAAGTCTTTCGGTACAGGGCATACAAAAGTTAATGCACTGAAGGAAACAAACTTTCAGGCTGATAGGGGAGAGCTTATCGCGATTATCGGTCCATCCGGTTCAGGCAAAAGTACCTTTTTAACGATTGTGGGTGGATTACTCACTCCTTCTACAGGTGATGTTATTATTAATAACCAAAAGCTTACGTCATTAAATGAGAAGAAGCGCTCAAAGATTCGACTACAAGAGATTGGCTTTATTTTGCAAGCTTCTAATTTAATTCCCTTTTTGACGGTAGATAAACAGATGAAGTTGCTGGATAAAGTAAAAAAGGGAAACATGACAAAAACCGAATTAGAACAGCTTTATCATGACCTAGGAATTGAAGGTCTTCGTAATAAATACCCATCGGATTTATCTGGAGGCCAACGTCAGCGGGTGGCGATAGCGAAAGCGTTGTATAGTAACCCATCAATTATTTTGGCAGATGAACCAACAGCATCGCTTGACTCAGATCGTGCGTACGAAGTGATGGAACTTTTAAAGAATGAAACAAAGAATAAGAATACAACAACCATTGTTGTCACTCATGATACGCGCTTAATTGGTTATTTTG